In the genome of Magnolia sinica isolate HGM2019 chromosome 2, MsV1, whole genome shotgun sequence, one region contains:
- the LOC131237576 gene encoding uncharacterized protein LOC131237576 — translation MASSARWGYIRIITGTILGGVLGFYVMHQLETSYKEKMKERLLEYEMEKRKRELLEDPSSPPPQSLPDS, via the exons atggcaagTTCGGCGAGATGGGGCTATATCAGGATCATAACAGGTACGATCCTGGGGGGCGTCCTCGGCTTCTACGTTATGCACCAGCTCGAAACCAGCTACAAG GAGAAGATGAAGGAGAGGCTACTCGAATATGAAAtggaaaagaggaagagagagcttCTAGAAGATCCCTCTTCCCCTCCTCCACAATCTCTTCCCGATTCTTGA